The proteins below come from a single Edaphobacter acidisoli genomic window:
- a CDS encoding glycosyl hydrolase produces MQGFLRQQSSKAASSVLLALLLSAIAPAHAQSIQTIEQNFQTPSNAARPMVRWWWFGLAVEKPEILRELQQMKADGMQGAELAFEYPQVLDDPAKGLKNLPFLSPEFLDDVRYAQEEGRKLGLRIDVTLGSGWPYGGSNTTLAEAAGRLRVAEVPVPAGATSATEPQMEEGDSLISFAIADSKPLPPETHPRSRGHLAQPHPADFDPATARPFTLTNRTAVVSPSDHPRVALFFIASHTRQQVKRAAVGAEGYVLDPFSHQAVATHLEKVGEPLVKAFGNTPPYAIFSDSLEAYGADWTPDLPAEFQKQNGYDLIPHLPELVAGGTPEAERVRHDWGKTLTELINENYLNQINHWAIEHNTKFRSQTYGEPAVSFSSQNLVALAEGEGPQWRQFSTLRWATSANHVFGHTVTSGETFTWLHSPVFRATPLDMKSEADVDFLTGENQIMCHGWPYSPPDHKVPEPGWSLYAAAALNDHNPWHPVMPDVTRYIARISYLLRQGEPANQVAILLPTDDAWASFSPGHVTVTGAMQRLITPALMSTILSSGYNADFIDADAINSVGLGTHQILVLPPTDRIPVDTLNKIAAWVKAGGKVIAIGHVPTIDAEGKPLDASTTAFIPVVPDTSALPQALWNAAKPDLQIDFGQTNPMAVTEQDQVGYIRRKLPNADIYFVANTGNSPVGFLGTFSTTHKYVSQWNPDDGTASSPATLVLNNRITTSLAPYGSAIFVFSDEPAKPTPSHIKTGHSIDLSTNWKVNFTGLHQIETEPTLTDWTQDPATLHYSGEAIYSRDVTLAPNQTHATIEIEGGKPLPGAPNSAPEHPALLPNGLPNPLITRPGPGMHAYYDPPVHEAAIVYINGQRAGALWHPPYSLDIHKFLKPGKNHIEIHVYNTALNAWSALPPHDYKPLIAKYGDRFQMQDLDKVKPIPSGILGKILLTTGASQ; encoded by the coding sequence ATGCAAGGTTTCCTCCGCCAGCAGTCCTCCAAGGCTGCCTCCTCTGTGCTGCTGGCGCTTTTACTTTCTGCAATCGCCCCGGCCCACGCACAATCCATCCAAACCATCGAGCAGAACTTTCAGACCCCGTCCAACGCAGCCCGCCCGATGGTGCGTTGGTGGTGGTTCGGCCTCGCCGTCGAAAAGCCCGAAATCCTCCGCGAGCTTCAGCAGATGAAGGCGGACGGAATGCAGGGCGCAGAGCTCGCCTTCGAATACCCGCAAGTCCTCGACGACCCCGCCAAGGGGCTCAAAAACCTCCCATTCCTCTCGCCCGAATTTCTCGACGACGTCCGTTACGCCCAGGAAGAAGGCCGCAAGCTTGGCCTCCGCATCGACGTCACTCTCGGCAGCGGCTGGCCCTACGGCGGCTCAAACACCACGCTCGCCGAAGCCGCCGGACGCCTCCGCGTCGCCGAAGTCCCCGTCCCCGCAGGCGCAACGTCAGCAACCGAACCGCAGATGGAAGAAGGCGATTCTCTCATTTCCTTTGCCATCGCCGACTCCAAACCCCTGCCGCCCGAAACCCACCCCCGCAGCCGAGGCCACCTCGCGCAGCCCCACCCGGCCGACTTCGATCCAGCCACCGCCCGTCCCTTTACTCTCACCAACCGTACTGCTGTCGTCAGTCCATCCGACCATCCCCGCGTAGCCCTCTTCTTCATTGCCAGTCACACCCGCCAGCAGGTCAAGCGCGCCGCCGTCGGAGCCGAAGGCTACGTCCTCGATCCCTTCAGCCACCAGGCCGTCGCCACACATCTTGAAAAAGTAGGCGAGCCGCTCGTCAAAGCCTTCGGCAATACCCCACCCTACGCCATCTTTTCCGACTCGCTCGAAGCCTACGGGGCCGACTGGACCCCCGACCTTCCCGCCGAGTTCCAGAAGCAGAACGGCTACGACCTCATCCCCCACCTCCCCGAACTCGTCGCCGGAGGAACCCCCGAAGCCGAGCGTGTCCGCCATGACTGGGGCAAGACGCTTACCGAACTCATCAACGAAAACTACCTGAACCAAATCAATCACTGGGCCATCGAGCACAACACGAAGTTCCGCTCACAAACCTATGGTGAACCAGCAGTTAGTTTTTCAAGTCAAAACCTCGTAGCCCTTGCAGAAGGCGAAGGTCCGCAGTGGCGCCAGTTTTCCACACTCCGCTGGGCCACCTCCGCCAACCACGTCTTCGGCCACACCGTCACCTCAGGCGAGACCTTCACCTGGCTCCACTCGCCCGTCTTCCGAGCCACTCCGCTAGACATGAAGTCCGAAGCCGACGTTGACTTCCTCACCGGCGAAAACCAGATCATGTGCCACGGTTGGCCCTACTCGCCACCCGACCACAAAGTCCCCGAGCCCGGCTGGAGCCTCTACGCCGCCGCCGCCCTCAACGACCACAACCCCTGGCACCCGGTCATGCCCGACGTGACCCGCTACATCGCCCGCATCAGCTACCTGCTGCGACAAGGCGAGCCGGCAAATCAAGTAGCCATCCTTCTCCCCACCGACGACGCCTGGGCCAGCTTCTCCCCCGGCCACGTCACCGTCACCGGAGCCATGCAGCGCCTCATCACCCCTGCGCTCATGTCCACCATCCTCTCGTCCGGCTACAACGCCGACTTCATCGACGCCGACGCCATCAACTCCGTCGGCCTCGGCACCCACCAGATCCTCGTCCTGCCACCAACCGACCGCATCCCCGTCGACACGCTCAACAAAATCGCCGCCTGGGTCAAAGCCGGAGGCAAGGTCATCGCCATCGGCCACGTCCCCACCATCGACGCCGAAGGCAAACCACTCGACGCCTCCACCACCGCCTTCATCCCAGTAGTCCCCGACACCTCCGCGCTACCCCAAGCCTTATGGAACGCCGCAAAGCCCGACCTCCAGATCGATTTCGGCCAAACCAACCCAATGGCCGTCACCGAGCAGGACCAAGTCGGCTATATCCGCAGAAAGCTCCCCAATGCCGACATCTATTTCGTCGCCAACACCGGCAACTCACCCGTCGGCTTCCTGGGCACCTTTAGCACCACCCACAAATACGTCAGCCAGTGGAACCCCGACGATGGCACAGCCTCTTCGCCAGCCACTCTGGTCCTCAACAACCGCATCACGACCAGCCTCGCCCCCTACGGCTCTGCCATCTTCGTCTTCTCCGACGAACCCGCCAAGCCCACGCCGTCGCACATTAAAACCGGCCACTCCATCGACCTCAGCACCAACTGGAAGGTCAACTTCACCGGCCTCCACCAGATCGAAACCGAACCCACCCTCACCGACTGGACGCAAGACCCAGCCACCCTCCACTACTCCGGCGAAGCCATCTACTCACGCGACGTCACCCTCGCCCCCAACCAAACCCACGCCACGATCGAAATCGAAGGCGGCAAGCCACTCCCTGGCGCACCCAACTCAGCCCCCGAACACCCAGCCCTGCTCCCGAACGGCCTGCCGAACCCGCTCATCACACGCCCCGGCCCAGGCATGCACGCGTACTACGACCCACCCGTCCACGAAGCGGCCATCGTCTACATCAACGGCCAGCGCGCGGGCGCACTCTGGCACCCGCCATACTCGCTCGACATCCACAAATTCCTCAAGCCCGGCAAGAACCACATCGAGATCCACGTCTACAACACGGCCCTCAACGCCTGGTCCGCGCTACCGCCACACGACTACAAACCCCTCATCGCCAAATACGGCGACCGCTTCCAGATGCAGGACCTCGACAAGGTAAAACCCATCCCCTCCGGCATCCTCGGCAAGATTCTCCTCACCACCGGAGCCTCTCAGTGA